The sequence GGATAAGGTTGGGTTTCAGGTGCTTGCTGACCAGACTGCATGCTGATACCTTCCTTAACTTTTTTTGCAGTGCTCTCAGGAGGCGTCTGAGGAAGACAAGGCAGAGGGTGACGCAGAGAGGGAATGGCGCCGCAAACTCCTCGGCGAATGGGAGGACGAGTTTCAGGAGATGGGCTGGCAATACGAAGGTGAAGCTCAGCCTCGCAGAGTCAAAAGTtctgtgagagccagtgtagtggttagagtgttgagcTAGGCCccgggagacctgggttcaaatccaccACCCCTCAGTTTAACCTACCCTGCGGAGCTGCTGTAAGGATTAAACGCGGAGGGGGAGAGCCATATGCCTCCTTCAGCTGCTTGCAGGACAGGTGGGATatagattttatttattattattatttgcactagGTTTGTCCTGCTTATTTTTTAGTCCCAGagcaaagtaataaaaataaacataggCCTGAAcaaaaattcatcatcatcataaactttattgcactagccaaacaTAGaaaccattaataataataataataataataataataataataataataatagtagtaatagtagtagtaatttattttatttattcccccaccctccccggccagagctgggctcagggcagctaacaccagtaaaattacagtaaaaacatagtagggaaaaaaccaatttaaaatacagcttaaaatgcaatttaaaatgcagcctcgttttaaaagtagcccatagatcaaaaccataaggggcgggaaacataagggtcagactgagtccaaaccaaaggccaggcggaacagttctgtcttgcaggccctatccacaagcacaatttaaaggccgtagaatattaatcagcttcAGCCAAAGTTGTGTTATGGTATCTTCCGATCACTTCCATAATTGCCATTTTGTCTGAGAATTGTCATCCTAGAAATTTAAAtaagtcctcttcctcctccttggttcACACAGCTGTTATGAGGAATCCGATGATGTGTCTGGCCAACTGCCGTCCGAGTGCCATGTTCAGCTGGGTGTATAACGGGTGAGACGATCCTTTAAGTTGTATTCTCAAATTCCTCTTCCCTTTTCGCCCTTCCCAGAGGATTTCTACACCGCTGGCCCAGACACGGAAACCTACGAGGACTGGGCTGACCGCATCGCTCGCGAATACAGGCAGAGGCGTAGCCGGGACAACGAATGCCTTCGCCAGAGGCCTAAAGCGGAACCGCAGAAACCTCCGCCTAAGTTGGGAAACCTCCGTGAGGAGGAACACCTGCTCTACCAAAAGCGGGCCCGAGCCAAGGAAaaggaactgagggaagccaAGAAGCTGCGCTACGAGGAAGGCTGCAGCCGGGTCTTCTCCGCCGACGGTTCGCGCCTTTTGAGATACGTGGACATTCCCTGGCCGTGCCCGGCTGGGACGCCAGAGGAGATGGCCAGCGTGGCGCTCCACGGCATGGAGCCCTCCGACCAAGCTGCTTACCGGCGCTTCCTGCGGCGCCAGCAGGCCCTCTGGCACCCAGACAAGTTTGCCCAACGCTGCGGTGCGCGCTTGGCAGAACAGGAT comes from Podarcis raffonei isolate rPodRaf1 chromosome 2, rPodRaf1.pri, whole genome shotgun sequence and encodes:
- the NFKBIL1 gene encoding NF-kappa-B inhibitor-like protein 1, whose amino-acid sequence is MPAPMASRYQRRLWRYVDSSRRRKLRRLLQHHGEALDLGEATGRKLRTPLHRCCARQDHKTAILLLKHGADPSVPDQRGDTALHVAARQVARKGGTVYEDLFSPLRNRCPSAMSIRNRDGKTPGELLREEEDKWCSQEASEEDKAEGDAEREWRRKLLGEWEDEFQEMGWQYEEDFYTAGPDTETYEDWADRIAREYRQRRSRDNECLRQRPKAEPQKPPPKLGNLREEEHLLYQKRARAKEKELREAKKLRYEEGCSRVFSADGSRLLRYVDIPWPCPAGTPEEMASVALHGMEPSDQAAYRRFLRRQQALWHPDKFAQRCGARLAEQDRRRILDTVTALSQAFNQLAEACK